The following coding sequences lie in one Rutidosis leptorrhynchoides isolate AG116_Rl617_1_P2 chromosome 6, CSIRO_AGI_Rlap_v1, whole genome shotgun sequence genomic window:
- the LOC139852414 gene encoding hydrophobic protein RCI2A, producing MSTATFIDIILAIILPPLGVFLKFGCHAEFWICVLLTLLGWLPGIIYAIYVITK from the exons ATGTCGACAGCAACTTTCATAGATATCATTCTTGCAATCATCCTTCCACCCCTTGGTGTTTTCCTCAAGTTTGGCTGTCAT GCTGAATTTTGGATATGTGTTTTGCTGACTTTGCTTGGATGGCTTCCTGGGATTATTTATGCAATTTATGTCATTACCAAGTAA